The Aurantiacibacter gangjinensis genome includes a region encoding these proteins:
- a CDS encoding pyrophosphate--fructose-6-phosphate 1-phosphotransferase, whose translation MATKTVAMLTAGGLAPCLSSAVGGLIQRYSQVAPDIRIIAYRNGYAGLLTGDYVEATPEVREAAGRLHAFGGSPIGNSRVKLTNVADCVKRGLVREGQDPLHVAAEQLTRDGVNILHTIGGDDTNGTAADLAAYLAENDYDLTVVGLPKTIDNDVIPIRQSLGAWTAAEQGAVFARNVIAEHTANPRMLIVHEVMGRHCGWLTAATALEHHRWVTDAPFAEWMENAAARWDVHGVYVPELGFDIDEEAKRLRAIMDAQGGVNLFISEGAGVSEIVAAMEAAGEEVPRDPFGHVKLDKVNVGQWFAGQFAEALGAEKVLVQKSGYFSRSAPANDADRNLIYACTTHAVDAALRGESGVVGEDEERGDELRAIEFERIKGGKTFDTSLPWFTQLLEDIGQR comes from the coding sequence ATGGCCACGAAAACCGTTGCAATGTTGACCGCTGGCGGTCTCGCGCCCTGCCTCTCTTCCGCTGTCGGCGGGCTGATCCAGCGCTATTCGCAAGTCGCGCCGGACATCCGCATCATCGCCTACCGCAATGGCTATGCTGGCCTACTGACTGGCGACTATGTTGAAGCGACGCCGGAAGTGCGCGAAGCGGCAGGCAGGCTGCATGCTTTCGGCGGCAGCCCCATCGGCAATAGCCGCGTAAAGCTCACCAATGTCGCCGATTGCGTGAAGCGCGGTCTGGTGAGGGAAGGGCAGGATCCGCTGCATGTCGCTGCCGAGCAGTTGACGCGCGACGGAGTCAATATCCTGCACACGATCGGCGGGGACGACACCAATGGCACCGCCGCCGACCTCGCCGCCTATCTGGCAGAGAACGACTATGACCTGACCGTCGTCGGCCTGCCCAAGACCATTGACAACGACGTAATCCCCATCCGGCAGTCGCTGGGCGCGTGGACGGCGGCGGAGCAGGGCGCGGTGTTTGCGCGCAATGTCATTGCCGAACACACCGCCAATCCGCGCATGCTCATAGTGCACGAGGTCATGGGCCGGCATTGCGGCTGGCTGACGGCAGCGACCGCGCTGGAGCATCACCGCTGGGTGACCGATGCGCCCTTTGCCGAATGGATGGAAAACGCCGCTGCGCGCTGGGATGTGCATGGCGTTTACGTGCCCGAACTGGGCTTCGATATCGACGAGGAGGCAAAGCGGCTGCGCGCGATCATGGATGCGCAGGGCGGGGTGAACCTGTTCATCTCGGAAGGCGCGGGCGTCAGCGAAATCGTCGCCGCCATGGAAGCTGCCGGCGAGGAGGTGCCGCGCGATCCCTTCGGTCATGTGAAACTGGACAAGGTCAATGTCGGGCAATGGTTCGCTGGCCAGTTTGCCGAGGCATTGGGCGCGGAAAAGGTGCTGGTGCAAAAGAGCGGCTACTTCTCGCGCTCGGCACCTGCCAACGATGCCGATCGCAACCTTATCTATGCCTGCACCACTCACGCCGTTGACGCAGCGCTGCGCGGCGAATCCGGCGTGGTAGGCGAGGATGAGGAGCGCGGAGACGAGCTTCGCGCTATCGAGTTCGAACGGATCAAAGGCGGCAAGACATTCGACACCAGCCTGCCGTGGTTCACGCAGCTATTGGAGGATATCGGGCAGCGCTAA
- a CDS encoding response regulator, translating to MKVANPSVLVVEDEVFVAWDEAQALQDAGYDVVGPAHDLFNAMNMAKAEEPVAAVLDINLGDKTVWPLAEQLTQAGVPFLFVSADLQHPQLKTDYAAVPRLTKPVCEADLIGAVKKLLAEPAALPA from the coding sequence ATGAAGGTCGCCAATCCATCCGTGCTCGTCGTAGAGGACGAGGTCTTTGTCGCTTGGGACGAAGCGCAGGCATTGCAGGATGCCGGCTACGACGTTGTGGGCCCGGCGCACGACCTTTTTAACGCGATGAACATGGCGAAGGCTGAAGAGCCCGTAGCCGCTGTGCTCGATATCAATCTGGGCGATAAGACCGTCTGGCCGCTGGCCGAACAGCTTACCCAGGCCGGCGTGCCGTTTCTCTTCGTTTCGGCAGATTTGCAGCATCCGCAGCTGAAGACCGATTATGCCGCCGTGCCCAGGCTGACCAAGCCGGTCTGTGAGGCGGATCTGATTGGCGCAGTTAAGAAATTGCTAGCCGAACCGGCGGCTCTTCCAGCCTAA
- a CDS encoding pirin family protein, with translation MIEVRPFDSLGSANHGWLDAHHHFSFASYHDPARVHWGALRVWNDDTIAAGTGFPTHPHSDMEIITYVRKGAITHRDSMGNEGRTEAGDVQVMSAGSGVQHSEYNLEDEDTKIFQIWIIPDERGGQPTWGAREFPKGDRSGKFVPLAAGGQQAANDDGALPIRTDASVLGASLKAGESVTYRPRDASRHLYLVTATGKVRVEDEEANARDGVAITQRESVTITALEDAELVLVDAA, from the coding sequence ATGATCGAAGTCCGTCCATTCGACAGCCTGGGTTCCGCCAATCACGGTTGGCTCGATGCCCATCACCATTTCTCGTTTGCGAGTTATCACGATCCGGCTCGCGTGCATTGGGGCGCTCTGCGGGTCTGGAACGATGATACGATTGCAGCAGGCACCGGCTTCCCGACCCATCCGCACAGCGACATGGAGATCATCACCTATGTCCGCAAAGGCGCCATTACGCACCGTGACAGCATGGGCAATGAAGGCCGCACCGAAGCGGGCGATGTGCAAGTGATGAGCGCCGGCAGCGGCGTGCAGCATTCGGAATACAATCTGGAGGATGAGGATACCAAAATCTTCCAGATCTGGATCATTCCGGACGAGCGCGGCGGTCAGCCCACCTGGGGAGCGCGCGAATTTCCGAAAGGCGACCGCTCCGGCAAGTTCGTGCCGCTCGCGGCAGGCGGCCAGCAGGCTGCCAACGACGATGGCGCGCTGCCGATCCGCACCGATGCCAGCGTGCTGGGCGCGTCGCTGAAAGCGGGCGAGAGCGTAACCTATCGGCCGCGCGATGCTTCACGCCATCTCTATCTCGTTACCGCCACGGGCAAAGTGCGCGTGGAAGACGAGGAAGCGAATGCGCGTGATGGCGTGGCAATCACCCAGCGCGAAAGCGTGACCATCACCGCGCTGGAGGATGCCGAACTCGTCCTCGTCGACGCAGCCTGA
- a CDS encoding LysR family transcriptional regulator, with translation MKLGEPSLDQLRIFLAVEGEGSFGAAARRLGRAVSAVSYGIAQMEAQLGVTLFEREGSRRPILTDAGKGLLAEARAIADASDALLAKTQSLHAGMESDVSLVLDVMVPGDATAKVLREFRRMFPTVALKLNVEALGAVTACLLENEAQLAIAGPVISDHPELERQAIGEVDLVPVAAPDHALAKTGVAAGESRKHLQLVLSDRSRLTEGREFSVMSPKTWRLADLGAKHTLLKEGIGWGNMPAHAVRDDIAEGRLVLLDLPEKPGDSYTLSATWRRDARPGPATSWLVDAMRDALAECPSSH, from the coding sequence GTGAAATTGGGCGAGCCATCGCTGGACCAGTTGCGCATCTTCCTCGCTGTAGAAGGGGAAGGCAGCTTTGGCGCGGCGGCGCGGCGGCTGGGTCGCGCGGTTTCGGCTGTCAGCTATGGCATAGCCCAAATGGAAGCGCAGCTGGGCGTCACCCTGTTCGAGCGCGAGGGATCGCGCCGTCCCATCCTGACCGATGCCGGCAAAGGCCTGCTGGCCGAAGCGCGCGCCATCGCCGATGCCAGTGATGCGCTGCTTGCCAAGACGCAGAGCCTGCATGCCGGGATGGAAAGCGATGTTTCGCTGGTGCTCGACGTGATGGTGCCGGGCGATGCGACCGCCAAGGTGCTGCGCGAATTCCGGCGCATGTTCCCGACCGTTGCGCTCAAACTGAATGTCGAGGCGTTGGGCGCTGTCACCGCCTGCCTGCTGGAAAACGAAGCGCAACTTGCCATTGCCGGGCCGGTCATCAGCGATCATCCCGAGCTGGAGCGGCAGGCTATCGGCGAGGTCGACCTCGTGCCAGTGGCGGCCCCGGACCACGCGCTGGCGAAGACAGGTGTCGCTGCCGGAGAAAGCCGCAAGCACCTGCAACTCGTTCTCTCCGACCGGTCACGCCTTACCGAGGGACGCGAATTCTCTGTAATGAGCCCGAAGACATGGCGGCTGGCCGATCTGGGCGCGAAGCATACTCTGCTGAAGGAAGGGATCGGCTGGGGCAATATGCCCGCCCACGCCGTGCGCGACGATATTGCCGAAGGGCGGCTCGTGCTGCTCGACCTGCCGGAAAAGCCGGGCGACAGCTACACGCTCAGCGCAACATGGCGACGCGATGCACGTCCCGGTCCCGCGACGAGCTGGTTGGTGGACGCCATGCGCGATGCCCTCGCCGAGTGCCCGTCCAGCCACTGA
- a CDS encoding FMN-dependent NADH-azoreductase — protein sequence MSKILHITASINGEESVSRQLSTKLVSELAKRDGAYIVERDLSANDLPFIDSGRFAANLAPYAERSPEQHELAAIADTLIGELQDADTIVLGVPIYNFAVPATVKAWADLVARAGTTFKYTPEGPVGLLQGKRAYIAVASGGVKTDSEADFMTPWLKFFLGFLGITDVSVVAADALMAGDADAIIAEAHEKAAALAA from the coding sequence ATGTCCAAGATCCTTCACATCACCGCCAGCATCAATGGTGAGGAGTCGGTCTCCCGCCAGCTCAGCACTAAGCTCGTGAGCGAACTTGCGAAGCGTGATGGCGCTTACATCGTCGAGCGCGATTTGAGCGCAAACGACCTGCCCTTCATCGACTCAGGCCGCTTCGCCGCCAATCTGGCGCCTTACGCAGAGCGTTCGCCAGAGCAGCACGAGCTGGCCGCCATCGCCGATACGCTCATCGGCGAATTGCAGGATGCCGACACCATCGTACTGGGCGTGCCGATCTACAATTTCGCCGTACCCGCCACTGTGAAAGCGTGGGCCGATCTCGTCGCCCGCGCTGGCACGACGTTCAAATACACGCCCGAAGGTCCGGTTGGCCTGCTGCAGGGCAAGCGCGCTTACATCGCCGTCGCTTCGGGCGGGGTCAAAACGGATAGCGAGGCTGATTTCATGACGCCGTGGCTCAAATTCTTCCTCGGCTTCCTCGGTATCACCGATGTGAGCGTAGTCGCCGCCGACGCCCTGATGGCGGGCGATGCCGATGCCATCATTGCGGAGGCCCATGAGAAAGCGGCAGCACTGGCTGCCTGA
- a CDS encoding glutathione S-transferase, with protein MTELPTLYSFRRCPYAMRARMALLVSGTRCELREVKLSDKPGAMLEASPKGTVPVLKLSDGAVLEESLAIMDWALARRDPENWLARKDDDLIARNDGPFKHALDRYKYPNRYDSDPEEYRSDGLAILRDLEARLSGARQLSGERAGYTDTAIMPFVRQFAATDREWWDAQDLPKLQNWLADHLESALFRRCMVKHKPWQPGNEPVLFPQD; from the coding sequence ATGACTGAGTTACCGACCCTCTACAGCTTCCGCCGCTGCCCGTACGCCATGCGAGCACGCATGGCATTGCTGGTGAGCGGCACACGCTGCGAGCTGCGCGAGGTGAAGCTGTCGGACAAGCCGGGTGCCATGTTGGAGGCTTCGCCCAAAGGCACGGTGCCCGTCCTCAAACTCAGTGATGGCGCGGTGCTGGAAGAAAGCCTCGCCATCATGGACTGGGCACTGGCGCGACGCGACCCGGAGAATTGGCTGGCGCGTAAGGATGACGACCTGATCGCCCGGAATGACGGTCCTTTCAAACACGCGCTCGATCGCTACAAATACCCCAATCGCTACGACAGCGATCCCGAAGAGTATCGCTCCGATGGGCTTGCAATCCTGCGCGATCTGGAAGCGCGTCTGTCCGGTGCTCGGCAATTATCGGGCGAACGCGCCGGATATACCGACACAGCGATCATGCCGTTCGTCCGTCAATTCGCAGCGACGGACCGCGAATGGTGGGATGCGCAGGACCTGCCTAAGCTGCAAAACTGGCTTGCCGATCATCTGGAGAGCGCGCTTTTCCGCCGCTGCATGGTCAAGCACAAACCATGGCAACCCGGCAATGAACCTGTGCTGTTTCCGCAGGACTAG
- a CDS encoding DoxX family protein: protein MNTIADNIADIPAADGASRADMAALAGRALLALLFILAGVNKLMDPAGTIGFIEFVGLPLPQFAYAGTVGLEIVGGLLLLAGFKTRWVAGALAAFSVATALIFHFDFADQNQLTAFLKNLAIAGGMLQVVAFGPGRLALDAR from the coding sequence ATGAATACGATTGCAGATAATATCGCCGATATTCCCGCCGCAGATGGTGCAAGCCGCGCCGACATGGCGGCCCTAGCAGGGCGCGCGCTGCTGGCGCTTCTTTTCATCCTGGCCGGCGTGAACAAACTGATGGATCCGGCCGGCACGATCGGCTTCATCGAATTCGTCGGACTGCCCCTGCCGCAGTTTGCCTATGCCGGAACGGTGGGACTGGAGATCGTCGGCGGCCTGCTGCTGCTGGCCGGTTTCAAGACCCGATGGGTTGCCGGTGCGCTGGCCGCCTTCAGCGTAGCGACCGCTCTCATTTTCCACTTCGATTTTGCCGACCAGAACCAGCTGACGGCCTTCCTGAAAAATCTCGCCATTGCAGGCGGGATGCTCCAGGTCGTCGCTTTTGGCCCGGGACGCCTCGCTCTCGACGCCCGGTAA
- a CDS encoding rhodanese-related sulfurtransferase, with translation MSEAAAPIQVAALYKFTRFDEPAALKPALESVCRANGVKGTLLLAPEGINGTIAAAPEAIASVLRHIRTLPGCADIEVKFSEAEAMPFLRMKVRLKREIVTMGQPDIDPLTGVGHYVAPEDWNALIADPDTVVIDTRNDYEVATGTFKGAINPETESFRDFPEWFRANREALLGEGKARRVAMFCTGGIRCEKSTAFLKSEGVEEVYHLKGGILKYLESVSEAESSWNGECFVFDQRVTVGHGLAPGSYALCHACRLPVAPSDMQSPRYEEGVSCPACFDTRTDEQRAGYRTRHRQEMLARERGTKHLGAEFADQSDD, from the coding sequence ATGTCCGAGGCTGCCGCTCCCATACAAGTCGCCGCGCTATATAAATTCACCCGGTTCGACGAGCCCGCCGCGCTGAAGCCGGCGCTGGAATCGGTATGCCGGGCGAATGGTGTCAAAGGCACGTTGTTGCTCGCTCCGGAAGGCATCAACGGCACGATTGCTGCCGCGCCAGAAGCTATTGCCAGCGTTCTGCGCCACATCCGCACCCTGCCAGGCTGTGCCGACATCGAGGTCAAGTTCTCGGAGGCCGAAGCCATGCCTTTCCTGCGCATGAAAGTCCGCCTGAAGCGCGAGATCGTGACGATGGGCCAGCCCGATATCGATCCGCTCACAGGCGTCGGTCACTACGTTGCGCCGGAAGACTGGAATGCGCTGATCGCCGATCCCGACACTGTCGTTATCGATACCCGCAATGATTACGAAGTCGCCACCGGCACCTTCAAAGGCGCAATCAATCCCGAAACCGAAAGCTTTCGCGATTTCCCCGAATGGTTCCGCGCCAATCGCGAGGCGCTGCTCGGCGAAGGCAAGGCCCGCCGGGTCGCCATGTTTTGCACCGGCGGCATTCGCTGCGAAAAGTCGACGGCTTTCTTGAAGTCCGAAGGGGTGGAAGAGGTTTATCACCTCAAGGGCGGCATCCTCAAATATCTCGAATCCGTGTCCGAGGCAGAGAGTAGCTGGAACGGCGAGTGTTTCGTGTTCGACCAGCGCGTAACGGTCGGCCACGGCCTAGCGCCGGGAAGCTACGCGCTCTGCCATGCCTGCCGCTTGCCGGTTGCGCCCAGCGATATGCAATCGCCCCGCTATGAGGAAGGGGTGAGCTGCCCCGCCTGCTTCGACACGCGAACCGACGAGCAGCGCGCCGGCTACCGCACACGCCACCGACAGGAAATGCTGGCCCGCGAGCGCGGAACGAAGCATCTGGGCGCCGAGTTCGCGGACCAGAGCGATGACTGA